One genomic segment of Chitinophaga parva includes these proteins:
- a CDS encoding L-fucose dehydrogenase, translated as MDLQLQQKVIIVSGGAKGIGNGIVNVLAAEGAIPVILGRDPRDNEAALQHLATLGASGLAVTAELSDPQACATAVQTVLNAYGRIDGLVNNAGLNDGISLEHGSYEGFMTSLHRNVVHYYLLAHHALPALKASQGAIVNISSKTAETGQGGTSAYAAANGARNALTREWAVELLKYNIRVNAVVVAECWTPQYENWIQTLPNPEAKLHEITQRIPLQHRMTTAEEIANTTAFLLSPRSSHTTGQLVHVDGGYVHLDRALANA; from the coding sequence ATGGACCTTCAATTACAACAAAAAGTGATCATCGTTTCCGGCGGGGCAAAAGGCATAGGCAATGGCATTGTGAACGTGCTGGCCGCGGAAGGCGCGATCCCCGTGATCCTTGGCCGCGATCCGCGCGACAATGAAGCGGCCCTGCAGCACCTGGCCACCCTGGGCGCATCCGGCCTGGCCGTGACCGCAGAACTTTCCGATCCGCAGGCATGTGCCACTGCTGTACAAACGGTGCTGAATGCCTACGGGCGCATAGACGGCCTGGTGAATAACGCGGGACTCAATGACGGCATAAGCCTGGAACACGGCAGCTACGAGGGTTTCATGACCTCTCTGCACCGTAACGTGGTGCATTATTACCTGCTGGCACATCATGCATTGCCGGCGCTGAAAGCTTCGCAGGGAGCTATTGTGAACATCAGCTCCAAGACCGCCGAGACCGGCCAGGGAGGTACTTCTGCATATGCTGCCGCCAACGGCGCGCGCAATGCGCTCACCCGGGAGTGGGCTGTAGAGCTGCTGAAATACAATATCCGCGTGAACGCCGTGGTAGTGGCGGAATGCTGGACACCGCAATATGAGAACTGGATCCAGACCCTGCCCAATCCTGAAGCAAAACTGCACGAGATCACGCAGCGCATTCCCCTGCAGCACCGCATGACCACCGCAGAAGAAATTGCCAATACCACGGCTTTCCTGCTTTCCCCCAGGTCGTCACACACCACTGGGCAGCTGGTGCACGTGGATGGTGGCTATGTGCACCTGGACCGTGCGCTGGCCAATGCATAG
- a CDS encoding amidohydrolase family protein — protein sequence MLKIDTHQHFWKYDPVRDSWITPEMAVIRGDFLPDAVRPLMQQHGIYDGIAVQADQSLAENNFLLGLAHRCDHIRGIVGWIDPRMPDLRAHLERYREEPLIRGFRYILQDEEDRALMLQPAFKKGLKMLAQYDYTFDIVVHTDQLVHIPILAAALPGQRFMLDHLGKPPIRDKSLHTWRLRLENIAAQENVYCKLSGMVTEADWQRWQPADFKPYLETVWECFGAQRVLFGSDWPVCLLAGSYEQVHNLVDDFVSRFSHAEQSAFWHGNAQRFYNL from the coding sequence ATGCTCAAGATCGATACTCACCAACACTTCTGGAAGTACGACCCGGTACGCGACAGCTGGATCACGCCGGAGATGGCCGTGATCCGGGGCGATTTTTTGCCGGATGCCGTGCGCCCGCTCATGCAGCAGCACGGTATTTATGACGGCATTGCTGTGCAGGCAGACCAGTCACTGGCGGAGAATAATTTCCTGTTGGGGCTGGCCCATCGTTGTGATCATATCCGGGGTATTGTGGGCTGGATAGATCCGCGCATGCCGGACCTGCGCGCCCACCTGGAACGCTACCGGGAAGAGCCGCTGATCCGGGGCTTCCGCTATATTTTGCAGGACGAAGAAGACCGTGCGCTCATGCTGCAACCGGCATTTAAAAAAGGACTGAAGATGCTGGCGCAATACGATTATACCTTTGATATTGTCGTGCATACGGACCAGTTAGTACATATACCCATACTGGCGGCGGCTTTGCCTGGACAGCGCTTTATGCTGGACCACCTGGGCAAGCCTCCCATCCGCGACAAATCATTGCACACGTGGCGGCTTCGCCTGGAAAATATTGCGGCCCAGGAAAACGTGTATTGCAAATTGTCCGGCATGGTCACGGAGGCCGATTGGCAACGGTGGCAGCCCGCGGATTTTAAGCCCTACCTGGAAACCGTATGGGAATGCTTTGGCGCACAGCGCGTGCTCTTCGGGAGCGACTGGCCCGTATGCCTGCTGGCGGGCAGTTATGAGCAGGTGCATAACCTGGTGGACGATTTCGTGAGCCGCTTCTCCCATGCAGAGCAATCCGCCTTCTGGCACGGGAATGCGCAGCGTTTTTACAATCTTTGA
- a CDS encoding L-rhamnose mutarotase translates to MNKYCLALDLVDTPEAIASYDRWHQQVWPEVLQSIRDAGITRMEIYRTGNRLFMIMETTPDFSFARKAAMDAANGRAQAWESLMAQFQQPLPFAAPGEKWKLMEQVFAF, encoded by the coding sequence ATGAACAAATACTGCCTGGCCCTGGACCTGGTTGACACGCCGGAAGCCATTGCCTCCTACGACCGTTGGCACCAGCAGGTGTGGCCCGAAGTACTGCAAAGCATCCGCGATGCCGGCATTACCCGCATGGAAATATACCGCACCGGTAACCGCCTTTTTATGATCATGGAAACAACGCCCGACTTTTCCTTCGCCCGCAAAGCCGCCATGGACGCCGCAAACGGACGGGCACAAGCCTGGGAATCCCTGATGGCACAGTTCCAGCAACCCCTCCCCTTTGCCGCCCCCGGCGAAAAGTGGAAGTTGATGGAACAGGTATTTGCGTTTTGA
- the fucP gene encoding L-fucose:H+ symporter permease, with protein sequence MQKRSLGVAVVLVTALFFLWGFAINLNPILIPHLKKACQLSDIQSSFIDASTFMAYFFMAIPAGMFLKRFGYKVGILAGLGLFVLGALLFYPAAGTRAYAFFLAAIFIIGCGCTILESAANPYMTELGDMEQPGKGVHLLNFAQSFNGLAACLAPLLGRQFILSGTTYTEAQLKAMPSADLLAYLQHEASTVQIPYLLIAAVVALVAVVCWRTHLPEPQPPQEATSLDWSVLSEPNLRLGVIAQFFYVGAQVGVSSFFIRFAWHAAQTDEKQAALLLAYFLALFMAGRFVGTYLMRFIAPARLLLLFAGINVLLLLLAVFGEGQAAVYAIGGVEFFMSVMYPTIFALSIRGLGPRTKEGTSFLVMAIAGGAVFPVLMGFVSDITHNIQLAYAVPIICFAVVAFFAFKNIAVKEVQLSAAH encoded by the coding sequence ATGCAGAAACGCTCTCTCGGGGTAGCGGTAGTGCTGGTCACCGCCCTCTTTTTTTTATGGGGATTTGCGATCAACCTGAATCCCATCCTGATTCCACATTTGAAAAAAGCCTGCCAGCTCTCCGACATCCAATCGTCTTTTATTGACGCATCTACCTTCATGGCTTACTTCTTTATGGCCATACCTGCGGGCATGTTCCTGAAACGGTTTGGGTACAAAGTGGGCATACTGGCGGGCCTTGGCCTCTTTGTGCTGGGCGCCCTCCTCTTTTATCCCGCTGCCGGCACCCGCGCTTACGCCTTTTTCCTGGCTGCCATTTTCATCATCGGCTGCGGCTGTACCATCCTGGAATCGGCCGCCAACCCATATATGACGGAGCTGGGCGATATGGAGCAGCCCGGCAAGGGCGTGCACCTGCTCAACTTTGCACAATCATTCAACGGGCTGGCCGCCTGCCTGGCACCTTTACTGGGCCGGCAGTTCATCCTTTCCGGCACCACTTATACGGAGGCACAGCTGAAGGCCATGCCATCAGCAGACCTGCTGGCTTACCTCCAGCACGAGGCCTCCACTGTGCAGATCCCCTACCTGCTCATAGCCGCCGTGGTGGCCCTGGTAGCCGTGGTATGCTGGCGCACGCACCTGCCGGAGCCACAACCACCGCAGGAAGCCACTTCGCTGGACTGGTCCGTGCTCTCCGAGCCTAACCTGCGCCTGGGCGTTATTGCCCAGTTCTTTTATGTGGGTGCACAGGTGGGGGTGAGCAGCTTCTTTATCCGTTTTGCCTGGCATGCGGCCCAGACAGATGAAAAGCAGGCCGCCCTGTTGCTGGCCTACTTCCTGGCCTTATTCATGGCAGGCCGTTTTGTGGGCACTTACCTTATGCGGTTCATAGCTCCCGCCCGCTTGCTGCTGCTCTTTGCCGGCATCAACGTGTTGCTGCTCCTGCTGGCCGTTTTTGGCGAAGGACAGGCTGCCGTGTACGCTATTGGTGGGGTGGAATTCTTTATGTCCGTGATGTACCCTACCATCTTTGCACTGAGTATACGCGGCCTGGGCCCCCGTACCAAGGAAGGCACGTCTTTCCTGGTAATGGCCATTGCCGGCGGCGCCGTATTCCCGGTGCTCATGGGCTTCGTATCAGACATTACGCACAACATACAGCTGGCCTACGCGGTACCCATCATTTGTTTTGCCGTGGTAGCCTTCTTTGCATTTAAAAATATTGCGGTAAAGGAAGTACAACTTTCTGCAGCGCATTAA
- the gpmA gene encoding 2,3-diphosphoglycerate-dependent phosphoglycerate mutase, which produces MFKLVLLRHGESTWNKENRFTGWTDVDLTEKGRQEAAQAGRILHQEGYTFDVAYTSVLKRAIKTLDLCLDEMDRLWIPVIKSWKLNERHYGALQGLNKAETAAQYGEAQVHIWRRSYDIPPPALTPDDDRFPGHDPRYAGIAPASLPLFESLKDTVNRFVPYWETELAPVVKSGKKVIIAAHGNSLRALVKHLDHIADDAIAELNIPTGVPLVYELDEALHPLKQYYLGDPAQIAAATAAVEAQGKAR; this is translated from the coding sequence ATGTTCAAATTAGTATTGCTCCGCCATGGTGAAAGCACCTGGAATAAAGAGAACCGGTTTACCGGGTGGACCGATGTGGACCTCACCGAAAAAGGCCGCCAGGAAGCTGCGCAGGCGGGCCGCATCCTGCACCAGGAAGGCTACACGTTTGACGTGGCCTACACTTCCGTGCTTAAGCGCGCTATTAAAACGCTGGATCTTTGCCTGGATGAAATGGACCGGCTCTGGATACCGGTGATAAAAAGCTGGAAGCTGAATGAGCGCCACTACGGCGCCCTGCAGGGATTGAACAAGGCGGAAACGGCGGCCCAATATGGAGAAGCACAGGTGCATATCTGGCGCCGCAGTTACGACATTCCGCCACCAGCCCTTACCCCGGACGACGATCGCTTTCCCGGGCACGACCCCCGCTATGCCGGCATTGCCCCCGCGTCATTACCGTTATTTGAATCGCTGAAAGATACAGTGAACCGCTTTGTGCCTTACTGGGAAACAGAACTGGCCCCCGTGGTCAAAAGCGGCAAAAAAGTGATCATCGCAGCCCATGGCAACAGCCTGCGGGCCCTGGTAAAGCACCTGGACCATATTGCTGACGATGCCATTGCGGAGCTCAACATTCCCACCGGCGTCCCCCTGGTGTATGAACTGGATGAGGCCCTGCATCCACTAAAGCAATATTACCTCGGTGATCCCGCGCAGATAGCCGCCGCCACCGCCGCGGTGGAAGCGCAGGGGAAGGCCCGGTGA
- a CDS encoding phosphatidate cytidylyltransferase, with protein MKAICITFLALTTMLLSSCQVVGDIFKAGVWVGILLVAVVVFVIIWLISRGRS; from the coding sequence ATGAAAGCGATCTGTATTACGTTTTTAGCACTTACAACCATGTTACTGAGTAGCTGCCAGGTAGTAGGCGATATCTTCAAGGCTGGCGTATGGGTAGGCATTTTACTGGTGGCCGTGGTAGTGTTCGTGATCATCTGGCTGATCTCCAGGGGCCGTAGCTGA
- a CDS encoding sensor histidine kinase has protein sequence MAATASGQHLEYRVAAPPSLVAVSNAPLLEHAAVAGLPALLVLGLGQWGVILALLFLLALGVLRWDLYRRRRKDKALLEQMHVEYEAMQHTVVKLEQLESVLQQRLRVQERLITAILHDVKSPLYYLLISARALSQRVINAADGLQADAAAFYDATYRMYHLLDNLLQYVKLHAQHKHQVKERIQLHALVAEKIALFSNMAAAKHIRIENAVTEDMELYCDRAMLAIILHNLLDNAIKFTETGTVRVQATAEDGAIKLEITDSGVGMHAGWMAWVNQPPDASRPDLPAENGLGLFIVKELLAEINGRLKMWSSNTGTVAQVTLGV, from the coding sequence GTGGCCGCAACGGCCAGTGGGCAACACCTGGAGTACAGGGTAGCCGCACCGCCATCCCTGGTGGCAGTGTCAAACGCACCCCTGCTGGAACATGCTGCTGTGGCGGGCTTGCCAGCTTTGCTGGTATTGGGCCTGGGCCAATGGGGCGTCATCCTTGCATTGCTTTTTTTGTTGGCGCTGGGCGTGCTGCGCTGGGACCTCTATCGCAGGCGACGTAAGGATAAAGCCCTGCTTGAGCAGATGCATGTTGAATATGAAGCCATGCAACACACCGTGGTAAAGCTGGAGCAACTGGAAAGCGTGCTGCAACAACGGTTGCGTGTACAGGAACGGCTCATCACCGCTATACTTCACGATGTAAAGAGCCCGTTATATTATCTCCTTATCTCCGCCCGCGCCCTGAGCCAACGGGTTATCAACGCTGCCGATGGGCTGCAGGCCGATGCCGCAGCCTTCTACGATGCTACTTATCGCATGTATCACCTGCTGGACAACCTGCTGCAATACGTGAAACTGCATGCGCAACATAAGCACCAGGTAAAGGAACGCATCCAGCTCCATGCCCTGGTGGCCGAGAAGATAGCCCTCTTTTCCAACATGGCCGCGGCAAAACACATCCGCATAGAAAATGCTGTAACAGAAGACATGGAGCTTTATTGCGACCGTGCCATGCTGGCTATCATCTTACACAACCTGCTGGATAATGCGATCAAGTTCACCGAGACCGGCACCGTGCGCGTGCAGGCCACCGCGGAAGATGGCGCCATTAAACTGGAAATAACCGACAGCGGTGTAGGCATGCACGCAGGTTGGATGGCCTGGGTGAACCAGCCGCCGGACGCCTCCCGGCCGGATCTTCCGGCGGAAAACGGGCTGGGGCTTTTCATTGTAAAGGAGCTATTGGCAGAGATCAACGGGCGCCTGAAAATGTGGAGTAGTAATACAGGGACGGTGGCGCAGGTGACGCTGGGGGTGTGA